The DNA window NNNNNNNNNNNNNNNNNNNNNNNNNNNNNNNNNNNNNNNNNNNNNNNNNNNNNNNNNNNNNNNNNNNNNNNNNNNNNNNNNNNNNNNNNNNNNNNNNNNNNNNNNNNNNNNNNNNNNNNNNNNNNNNNNNNNNNNNNNNNNNNNNNNNNNNNNNNNNNNNNNNNNNNNNNNNNNNNNNNNNNNNNNNNNNNNNNNNNNNNNNNNNNNNNNNNNNNNNNNNNNNNNNNNNNNNNNNNNNNNNNNNNNNNNNNNNNNNNNNNNNNNNNNNNNNNNNNNNNNNNNNNNNNNNNNNNNNNNNNNNNNNNNNNNNNNNNNNNNNNNNNNNNNNNNNNNNNNNNNNNNNNNNNNNNNNNNNNNNNNNNNNNNNNNNNNNNNNNNNNNNNNNNNNNNNNNNNNNNNNNNNNNNNNNNNNNNNNNNNNNNNNNNNNNNNNNNNNNNNNNNNNNNNNNNNNNNNNNNNNNNNNNNNNNNNNNNNNNNNNNNNNNNNNNNNNNNNNNNNNNNNNNNNNNNNNNNNNNNNNNNNNNNNNNNNNNNNNNNNNNNNNNNNNNNNNNNNNNNNNNNNNNNNNNNNNNNNNNNNNNNNNNNNNNNNNNNNNNNNNNNNNNNNNNNNNNNNNNNNNNNNNNNNNNNNNNNNNNNNNNNNNNNNNNNNNNNNNNNNNNNNNNNNNNNNNNNNNNNNNNNNNNNNNNNNNNNNNNNNNNNNNNNNNNNNNNNNNNNNNNNNNNNNNNNNNNNNNNNNNNNNNNNNNNNNNNNNNNNNNNNNNNNNNNNNNNNNNNNNNNNNNNNNNNNNNNNNNNNNNNNNNNNNNNNNNNNNNNNNNNNNNNNNNNNNNNNNNNNNNNNNNNNNNNNNNNNNNNNNNNNNNNNNNNNNNNNNNNNNNNNNNNNNNNNNNNNNNNNNNNNNNNNNNNNNNNNNNNNNNNNNNNNNNNNNNNNNNNNNNNNNNNNNNNNNNNNNNNNNNNNNNNNNNNNNNNNNNNNNNNNNNNNNNNNNNNNNNNNNNNNNNNNNNNNNNNNNNNNNNNNNNNNNNNNNNNNNNNNNNNNNNNNNNNNNNNNNNNNNNNNNNNNNNNNNNNNNNNNNNNNNNNNNNNNNNNNNNNNNNNNNNNNNNtttgaatttttaaaagttgaatttttttatatgctgaatttttttaacactgaaaaatatatatattgaaaatttcatcactttgaaataggaatgtgaatttttttaacaaatgaaaattgcaaacgtgtacaaataatgacactgaatttttttttaggtcaaaattgtattctgaattaattttcaaattgaaaaagtaagcgcaaatatacaacattcaagtttcagatgcattttttattcaaattctgatggcacatatttacttccatactAGAAGCTCTATCAGAAAGGAAAGCGTTTCATTTCTTCCACTAACAGGAAGGCTACCTCCACGTCTCCTCCGCAGCTCCATCAACTCCTCCCACTCGGCCCTTGTGATCTGATTGAGGAGCAGCGTCCTCCTCTCCTCTGGAGCGGATCCTCTCTCTAACTTTTCACAGTCCGCTGCCCCGAACAGGACTCTGCGGTCATGGCCGGCACTCTGCCCCAGCACGGCTCTCCGAACTCCGGCTACAGCGCCAACAACGCCGCGGTGGTGCCGGCTATCACCCAGACGGACTCCAGAGACAAATGGAGCAAGAAGATGGACTTTCTCTTGTCTGTCATCGGATTCGCGGTGGATTTGGGCAACGTTTGGAGATTTCCTTACATTTGCTATCAAAACGGTGGCGGTAAGAGTTTAAAGATGTCATTTGCCTTCCAGGTTATTGAAGCTACTTTTGTAAAGTCAATTActtgtttaacatttaataataataataataataataatacatttaaccAATAgattaaataatgtaaaactaCTCAGAAAAAACTAATAGCAAGAACTGTCCATGGTGCCAAAGCAGGCGTATCTAAAAtggaaaagtaataaaaattaaaggcaTTTAagcatacaaacaaacaaagaaacattcctctttttttcttttttttacatttcgagttaatttcttttttttattctgtctgtgTTACTGGCTCATCTCTTGAAATATCCATATTATGGAAATACGGATATGAAATATCCATATTTCAAGAGAAATAtataatttgaacaaaattatataaaataaacttgatacACTTATTCATTTTGTATAGAAGGGTCAATTTAGAACGATCATTTTAGGCAACCAAATTGTAAATAGTAAagctatatttatttattttatttWAAAAAAAACGTTTGCATCAGCAATTAATTTCAACCAAGGTAATTAGTGATGTGATATTTCCTTCTTTCAGATGttgtctttcttcctttctctctttgtttttttcttatttcttcatttctttctgtgGCTCCTCTGTGGTTGCATCagtatttgattaattttgaaGTCACTtctttgtgttaaatatttgcTGCTTTCAGCTGAGACATTAAAGCGTCTTCTGTTATGCATGTGTTCAGGTGCTTTCCTCATCCCCTACATTTTGATGGCGATCTTTGGTGGTGTGCCGCTGTTTTACATGGAGCTGGCTCTCGGGCAGTTCCACCGAACCGGAGCCATATCCATATGGAAACACATCTGTCCCATTTTCAAAGGTAAGGCCGAGCAATGAGCTGATTTAAAGCAGGTATTCAGataagacaacaaaaaaaagtccttttGATTGAACCTTTCCCTTAATTAatcactgcattttatttacaaagctaAAAGTGGGAACACTTTGTGATGTGTGACTTGGTCTTTCAGGAATAGGATATGCCATCTGTGTCATTGCTCTGTACGTGTCCTTCTACTACAACACCATCATCGCCTGGGCCCTGTTCTACTTCTACTCCTCCTTCTCCAGCATCCTCCCCTGGACAAACTGCGATAACGTCTGGAACACCCCCGACTGCACCAACTACTTTGGCGTGGACAATGTGACTTGGACAAATTCCTCCAGGTCTCCAGCAGAGGAATTTTACACGTAAGTGCATGTAAGTGTGAGTAACAGAAACCACATATGCGAGCATAAATAGCTTTTACTGTAACAGTTCTCACAAATGTTGCCAGATGGTTATTTTTATCCACAAGCCCTTCTTGTCTTGTTTGCTGACAGCCTGATGAGACGCGGGTTTTCTCTCAACAGGAGGAACGTTCTTGAAATCCACAAGTCGTCAGGTCTGAGAGATGTCGGGGGTGTTCGCTGGCAGCTGATGCTCTGCCTCTTTCTTATCTTCACTATAGTTTACTTCAGCCTCTGGAAGGGTGTGCGGACCTCAGGGAAGGTAGGAATGAATGAACGAATATACTTTATTACTCCCATCTTACATAGATGTATTGCagagtatttatttctgttcatttcgaTGATTAGCCCTTTATTGTGGCTATGAATGCCAATCAAAAAAATTGGCAGTACTCAAGCatataaatgaaaagttttgtgGAAGGAAACAAGACGGCAGAAGAAAATGCACATTTGCAGCAGGGATAACCTCTGCTGTGAGAAGATTGTGAAGCAAAACCCTCCTAACATTTTAGAGCGGTTCCCAAAGTGAAGTCAGAGCTTCAAGCTTCACCTCACATAGACAAATCTGGGACATCAATTGCAAGCAGAGACGGTGTCAGAAATATCTTGGGTTAATTAGAACAAGGAGTGGTCCAAAGTCCTCTGTAGATGAAAGAGGACTTCATCTGAAGAgtaaacttttcattttgtttagagaTTAAGACCCAGGAGTCTGATGGAGGAGTGGAGAGACACAGAGCTCAAGTCtagtgtgaagtttccacatTCAGTGATGGTTCAGTGATGGTTCGGTCCACTCTGTTTTATGAAGCTCACAGTTCATGTTTCCTTCTGCAGACAAGCTTTATGAAGACCGATAAAAACATGTCCAACTGGAATTGGCATCTGCCCACTCTGCCAAAAGTATCAAAACCTGCGTCAGTGACCTGTGTGTTTCTGCGCTTGATTTAACTGATATGAAACCCCACAGAGGTCGACAGCATGCAGCCATGCTGCACTGATACTGAAAACCATCAACTATTGAGTGCAGATACTCCAGAGTACACcctttttctcttgtttctgcAAACGCTAGTactgagtttcactttttgagttgctaaaataaagactttcacaTCTCTCCATTCCTCACTCTCTGCTATTTTCTCTGCTCACCTTCAGGTTGTGTGGGTCACCGCCACCTTGCCTTACATTGTGCTTTTCATCCTGCTGATTCGAGGTGCAACTCTGCCAGGAGCCTGGAGAGGTGTGGTGTTTTATCTGAAACCACAGTGGGACAAGCTGCTGGAGACCAGTGTACGTTATCTAAAGCTTAACCCATATTTCTCATATGTTAGAATTATTATTCACCCATATCATCATCTTAAAACCCTGCTgtaattgtaacttttttttctcctatgctaatttatttaatgtgtaGACTTACAatctaaaaaaagacatatgagATTATCTGTTGATTTattcttgattatttttaaaactctatTTTGGGGGCAGTATTCCTGTATAATAACAGAAAAACCTGTTAAATGTTAGTTGTTATTTAAGCTTTATTTAATCGAGCAGACTAAGAACAATTTCTCATTTACAGCTTGATTTGTATAAAACCTTGGCATGCACTAAACCAGTGAGTAACAGAAGAACTTgcagaaaaactgaacatttactAGCCTAAACTATTCtatgtatttttcaaagtaaagtaAATTTACAAAATGAACAGCTTTAAGTTTGTTGGAGGgttattaaacatatttgttgaTAATAGCGCCTGGAAAGATACCAGCCTCTTGACAATCTGCCTATCCATATCTCCtacatctattaaaaaaaaaaaagtcctcatCTTCATCCGGCTCGCTGCTGTGTTTCACCAAACCTGTGCGATCGCTTTGTTTGGAAGCGAATATGGATGAGATGAAATGAGATGCATAAATAAACCACAGAGCAGAATAATAAGATGCATAATTACTTTAGATTTTCTACCCATTAACAAAGGCTCCCCCCTTTTTCTCCCTCGCTCATGGATATCCGATGCTGTTCTCCCCTTTTTACTGCCGAATCCTCTTCAGATCTCCCTGCATGCAGCTGTGCAGCAGCTCGGCTTTCCTCTGACAGGCACATCTTTCAGTTTGACAGAATTACATTGAGTGACCAAGACCACAATGTAGAGAAATAGGAAATTTAACGACGTTAAGTCACTAAAAGGCCAGGAAGTAATGAATGACTTTTCATGGTTAACATATGAAAACCTGCAGCATCCCAGACTGCAGACTCGAGGAAGGGTTGAAAAGTGTCTGCGTCTGTTTTCCAGGTGTGGGTGGACGCTGCTGCTCAGATCTTCTTCTCTCTGGGTCCCGGGTTCGGCGTTCTCTTGGCTCTTTCCAGCTACAACCCTTTTACAAATAACTGCTATCGGTACGCTTCCTCAAAATCCAATGGCCATTAACCCTCTGAGTCACACGAGTCTGTGTTTTACCGCTGGAAAAAAGTAGGTAGTCTCCATACAAAGTTAGAACCGAAGCACATCATGCATCAGCTGCAATCTATCTGAAATACTTAAAGGTCATCCACATAGAGTAACTGTGCGTGAAATTTAACATATGACCCTATGAAAaccaagtgtgtgtgtgtgtgtgctgtgcaGATAAACCCAATGCAGTAAAGTAAAGGAATATAGCTACCATGAATTAAACCAGATGCTGCAGCGGAGGGTAACATCCTCTGGAAGCTattaatttaaaagtataaTCCATCTCTTCTCAGAGAGGTAATCATTTGCATTATAATTGATTTAGGTCTGTTTCCACAATAATAACAGACAGACCTTTagctttgcttctttttttattttttgacaggACAGATATGCAGGATTTTTGCTTTTAGTGTCGAGCTCCAGAAGTGTCACAATTcagtaaaagttttatttttgatattttgatttttggggttacagaatttaaaaaagaaaacattacaataatAGGTATATTAGtattatttaccatttttagcatttatttgattattctGTGAGCAAACACAACACCACctcatgaatttatttaatctgcATCCCAGATGAAATCAGTAATGCTGCCCTGTTCAAGGTCATTGGTCTGAAGTGAAGTCTGTGCATGTCTTTAAATAATGTTGAAACATtcgtttgatttttttttctagttttattttaacttttaagcaCTTGCAGTAACGGCTGTTCATTTGAGTTGTGCTCTTCCTCCAACAGTGACGCCATTGTGACCAGTTTGGTGAACTGCCTGACCAGCTTTGTGTCAGGCTTTGTAATCTTCACGGTGCTGGGCTACATGGCAGAGATGAGGAAGGTTGAGGTCGAGGATGTGGCCAAAGACAAAGGTCAGAAAATGCAGAAGTCAAAATCAAATCAGCTGATTCAACATGTACTAACCTGTGCCTTGCTCCTGTtgttattatgttttatttcagggcCAAGTCTACTTTTCATCACATACCCAGAAGCAATTGCAAACATGATGGGGTCCACTTTCTttgctataattttttttgtgatgatgATCACACTGGGACTCGACAGTACGGTATGAAATCTGGATGGTTTCAAAATGTTGTTAATACACAAACGGCCATTTGTGCAACAAAAgtacagagagtaaacacaacagTACTCTACTTTCTAAATAGGCCATTGCTGAATGAAAATGGTTGCTCTAGATTTTATGGATAATGGAGGGATGGGGCCTGAATTCATCTTACTGCCACACTTTTTCAGATGCCcaattttaaaactgtgtaCCATTTTTCTGCCATCTCCCAattaaaatcccaatgaaaaaGTCCAAGAGCTGATTGTTTATTGGCGGTCACTATAATTTATGAATTTTCTAATATAAATGTTTGCGTGTGTTTTAGTTTGGAGGGCTAGAGGCAATCATCACTGCTGTGCTGGATGAGTACCCAGATTACTTCTCTCACAGACGTGAGCTTTTTGTCCTGTGCTTGGTGGTCGTCTGTTTCCTGGGTTCTCTGAGCACGCtcacaaatgtaagtattcCTCTGAACACATTTTGTCATCTCATTGCTCAAAATGACAGTTCCAGCTCTTTGCCGTTTTAAAATCGGGGCACTTCCAGATGATAAAACTGTTGAAATAACTCACAACTTTGACATGAACATATAGGGTGGCGCCTATGTGGTGAAGCTGCTGGAGGAGTTTGGAGTGGGATGCTCCATCATTGCTGTGGGTTTCCTTGAAGCTATTGCAGTTTCCTGGTTCTATGGTACAAACATAGACGCTTTGACATTTtcgtttctgtgtgtttttcttgatAACTGTCTTTAAGAATTACATTGTGTGTCATTTCTGGTTTCAGGGATTAAAAGATTTAGCAACGATGTTCAGGCGATGCTCGGCCAAGCCCCAGGATTGTTCTGGAGAGTGTGCTGGGTTGCTATAAGTCCTGCGTTTCTGGCAGTAAGAGAAGAAGATAAAGACAATGTTTTTATAACAGTAGCATATACCTGGGACTGGCACAATGAGAACACattaatgtgtatttattttgaagggaaGAAATGGTAAATAAGCATCATCCACTGAGGAGATCCAGAGATAAGTGGGCTACAGTAGATAAGATATGAGTAAAAGCTTGTTGTGGCATCAAACACTCCTTAGACCAGCAGCCTTTAAATAAACTCTCTTCTAGTTTAAACTCCTCACTCCTCTTTTcccacattaaaacaaatgtcagcCTTCATTTTCTACTCTCAGCTTGATACGtctcctttttgtttgcatccgtctttcttttatttacatatttagtttaCTTTAAAGAATGACATTTGCAATGAACGGCAAAAATGTTTATACCCTTTTAACTCTTTTAACATTCTGTCCTTTTGCAACCACAATCCTCGGTgggatttattttgattatgtaTACAAGACCAGCATAAAGTGAGAGATAATGTCGAAGCGGAAGGGAAAGGATCCATAGCTTTCAAAATGTTATACTAGCACAAACCTGAAAAGTGAGGCATGAGTATAACTTTCAGATCTGGgataaagtgaaacaaacttttgtagaaatgtttatAGCGGGTCAGAAGATACCCAATCCAACCGTTTCAACTTACAAGCAAAATGTCTCCATGATCACACCGTTCTCATGGAGACACATcgtatcatcatcatcatcatcatcatcatcatcatcatcatcatcatcatcatcatcatcatcatcatcatcatcatcatcatcatcatcatcatcatNatcatcatcatcatcatcatcatcatcatcatcatcatcatcatcatcatcatcatcatcatcatcatc is part of the Poecilia reticulata strain Guanapo linkage group LG9, Guppy_female_1.0+MT, whole genome shotgun sequence genome and encodes:
- the slc6a4b gene encoding solute carrier family 6 member 4b codes for the protein MAGTLPQHGSPNSGYSANNAAVVPAITQTDSRDKWSKKMDFLLSVIGFAVDLGNVWRFPYICYQNGGGAFLIPYILMAIFGGVPLFYMELALGQFHRTGAISIWKHICPIFKGIGYAICVIALYVSFYYNTIIAWALFYFYSSFSSILPWTNCDNVWNTPDCTNYFGVDNVTWTNSSRSPAEEFYTRNVLEIHKSSGLRDVGGVRWQLMLCLFLIFTIVYFSLWKGVRTSGKVVWVTATLPYIVLFILLIRGATLPGAWRGVVFYLKPQWDKLLETSVWVDAAAQIFFSLGPGFGVLLALSSYNPFTNNCYRDAIVTSLVNCLTSFVSGFVIFTVLGYMAEMRKVEVEDVAKDKGPSLLFITYPEAIANMMGSTFFAIIFFVMMITLGLDSTFGGLEAIITAVLDEYPDYFSHRRELFVLCLVVVCFLGSLSTLTNGGAYVVKLLEEFGVGCSIIAVGFLEAIAVSWFYGIKRFSNDVQAMLGQAPGLFWRVCWVAISPAFLAYIIVSSLLKAPPLTLFDYKYPDWSITVGYVISFSSFMWIPMYMVYKLVWTPGSLKQRLAVCLRPERTIPDVHADSLNMAAVSQKDMNTSVCL